From the genome of bacterium, one region includes:
- the coaD gene encoding pantetheine-phosphate adenylyltransferase, protein MSGARRAIYPGSFDPVTFGHMDIIRRAAASFDDVVVAVLRNTNKAPLFSAQERREMLEEAIAEAGLGNVRVSGFEGLLVDFARNVEAKVVLRGLRAVSDFEYELQMALLNRRLAPEVETIFLVPGEDVSFISSRLVREIARLGGDVSSLVPACASARLARRLGAPSGGNE, encoded by the coding sequence ATGAGCGGGGCGCGGCGCGCGATCTACCCCGGGAGCTTCGACCCGGTCACGTTCGGCCACATGGACATCATCCGGCGGGCCGCGGCGTCGTTCGACGACGTCGTGGTCGCCGTGCTGCGCAACACGAACAAGGCGCCGCTCTTCTCCGCCCAGGAACGGCGCGAGATGCTTGAGGAGGCGATCGCCGAGGCCGGCCTGGGCAACGTGCGGGTCTCGGGCTTCGAGGGGCTGCTCGTGGACTTCGCCCGCAACGTCGAGGCGAAGGTCGTGCTGCGCGGCCTGCGCGCCGTCTCGGACTTCGAATACGAACTGCAGATGGCCCTGCTCAACCGGCGCCTCGCGCCGGAGGTCGAGACGATCTTCCTCGTGCCGGGGGAGGACGTCTCCTTCATTTCGTCGCGGCTCGTCCGCGAAATCGCGCGGCTCGGGGGGGACGTATCCAGCTTGGTGCCCGCCTGCGCCTCCGCCCGCCTTGCGCGCCGGTTGGGCGCGCCTTCCGGAGGAAACGAATGA